The following are from one region of the Treponema denticola genome:
- a CDS encoding ABC transporter ATP-binding protein: protein MSKDIVLISGLTKTFSSASEKLVIFDKLNFSIEEGKKISITGESGSGKSTFLNMLGGLESADSGEIIAGSYKVHSLDEKSLTEYRSSFLGLVFQFHYLLKDFTALENVMLPALIAGRSKKEIKEKALSLLEDVKLAERKNHFPSQLSGGERQRVAVARSLINSPSLILADEPTGNLDPANAETVQNLLFSVVDKHKKTLVLVTHDQNIASMTDISYKLYKGNLEEV, encoded by the coding sequence ATGAGTAAGGATATAGTTTTAATTTCCGGTTTAACCAAAACATTTTCCTCGGCAAGTGAAAAACTTGTAATATTCGATAAACTGAATTTTTCCATTGAAGAAGGGAAAAAGATTTCGATTACCGGAGAATCCGGTTCGGGTAAAAGTACCTTTTTAAATATGCTGGGCGGTCTTGAATCGGCTGACAGCGGCGAGATTATTGCAGGTTCTTATAAGGTTCATTCGCTTGATGAAAAATCTCTCACGGAATATCGAAGCTCCTTTTTGGGTTTGGTTTTTCAATTTCATTATTTGTTAAAAGATTTTACAGCTCTTGAAAACGTAATGCTTCCTGCCCTTATTGCAGGAAGATCAAAAAAAGAAATAAAGGAAAAGGCTCTCTCTCTTTTGGAGGATGTAAAATTAGCCGAACGCAAAAATCATTTTCCGTCTCAGCTGTCGGGAGGCGAAAGACAGAGGGTTGCTGTTGCCCGCTCCTTGATAAACAGCCCCTCACTCATTCTTGCTGATGAGCCTACGGGAAACTTAGACCCTGCCAATGCCGAGACTGTTCAAAACCTTTTATTTTCTGTAGTAGATAAACATAAAAAAACCTTGGTTCTTGTTACCCATGATCAAAATATCGCATCAATGACGGATATTTCTTATAAACTTTATAAGGGCAATCTGGAAGAAGTATGA